The Kitasatospora paranensis genome has a window encoding:
- a CDS encoding DUF4192 domain-containing protein codes for MNNDERSPQPATPSSRSLTGTLPMQMRGPADMAEMLPYLLGFFPDDSIVAVGLQGPSLHQGGVIRIDIPADPEQWPQVARDAAGLLIELSEKRDRRPSQVLLYLVRESSDTACGPPPGGGPPPSTLPPSVPAVPEGVGPPDVAPAVTELRPLADALAAAFEAAGVGVKESLCVSRGRWWSFLCRRPGCCDPAGTPVRPAHLPSPIAAAATYAGLAPRGSRKAMVAGLAPVGPPTADVQRQEIERAGPHFIQELAAGRMSTVDRTGRLLTEAMAALAAGARELDPVLTARILLGLQDKLGRDRGAELAEPDELARAQRLWRHLVQRCVSPFEHLAPPPLTLLAWTSWLAGDTATARIVLSRALEVDPGYTLAQLLYESINGGLPPERLLESVRGQRARRAASAPPGGPFAAVGSSVDGDAEATGPGSSPGPATGADAGAPADGGADPGTATGTGTGNPTASTSGRAPGSGAPAATGAPARPEPWRPAPPAPRPAGRSARARPRPRGGPTARRARGSAGPGHPVHG; via the coding sequence ATGAACAACGACGAACGCTCCCCGCAGCCCGCAACCCCGTCCTCCCGCTCGCTCACCGGCACGCTCCCGATGCAGATGCGGGGCCCCGCCGACATGGCCGAGATGCTGCCCTACCTGCTCGGCTTCTTCCCCGACGACAGCATCGTGGCGGTCGGCCTCCAGGGGCCGTCGCTCCACCAGGGCGGAGTGATCCGCATCGACATCCCGGCCGACCCGGAGCAGTGGCCGCAGGTTGCCCGGGACGCGGCCGGGCTGCTCATCGAGCTCTCCGAGAAGCGGGACCGCCGACCGAGTCAGGTGCTGCTCTACCTCGTCCGGGAGTCCTCGGACACGGCCTGCGGCCCGCCGCCGGGCGGCGGGCCCCCGCCGTCGACCCTGCCCCCGTCCGTCCCGGCGGTCCCCGAAGGGGTGGGGCCGCCCGACGTCGCACCGGCGGTGACCGAGCTGCGGCCGCTCGCGGACGCCCTCGCGGCGGCCTTCGAAGCGGCGGGCGTCGGGGTCAAGGAGTCGCTCTGCGTCTCCCGCGGCCGCTGGTGGTCCTTCCTCTGCCGACGTCCCGGGTGCTGCGACCCGGCGGGTACGCCCGTCCGTCCCGCGCACCTGCCGAGCCCGATCGCCGCTGCCGCCACCTACGCGGGCCTCGCGCCCCGCGGCAGCCGGAAGGCCATGGTCGCCGGCCTGGCGCCGGTCGGGCCGCCCACGGCGGACGTGCAGCGGCAGGAGATCGAGCGCGCGGGGCCCCACTTCATCCAGGAGCTGGCGGCCGGGCGGATGAGCACCGTCGACCGTACTGGCCGCCTGCTCACCGAGGCGATGGCGGCTCTCGCGGCGGGCGCGCGGGAGCTGGATCCGGTGCTCACCGCCCGGATCCTGCTCGGCCTCCAGGACAAACTGGGCCGTGACCGCGGCGCCGAGCTGGCGGAGCCCGACGAGCTGGCCCGGGCCCAGCGCCTGTGGCGGCACCTCGTCCAGCGCTGCGTCAGCCCTTTCGAACACCTGGCGCCGCCCCCGCTGACCCTGCTCGCCTGGACATCCTGGCTGGCCGGCGACACGGCCACCGCGCGGATCGTCCTCTCCCGGGCCCTGGAGGTCGACCCGGGATACACCCTCGCCCAGTTGCTGTACGAGTCCATCAACGGCGGTCTGCCGCCCGAGCGGCTGCTGGAGAGCGTCCGCGGCCAGCGGGCCCGGCGGGCCGCGAGCGCACCGCCCGGTGGTCCGTTCGCCGCCGTGGGCTCCTCGGTGGACGGCGACGCGGAGGCCACCGGCCCGGGGAGTTCCCCCGGCCCGGCCACCGGTGCCGATGCCGGCGCCCCCGCGGACGGCGGGGCCGATCCAGGGACAGCGACGGGGACGGGCACCGGCAACCCGACGGCGTCGACGTCCGGGCGCGCGCCGGGATCGGGGGCGCCCGCCGCGACGGGCGCCCCGGCGCGGCCCGAGCCCTGGCGCCCGGCCCCGCCCGCCCCACGGCCGGCAGGCCGCTCCGCCAGGGCCAGGCCCCGACCGCGCGGCGGCCCGACGGCCCGGCGCGCCCGGGGCTCCGCGGGGCCCGGCCACCCGGTGCACGGCTGA
- a CDS encoding MFS transporter, with product MALSDTLSKSDPPRAAGSSRKGLALTVIAASQLMVVLDATIVNIALPHIKGALGFSDTTLSWVINAYTLVFGGLLLLGGRAGDILGRRRVFIAGTLLFGLASLLGGFAQDSTMLLASRALQGIGGAVCAPTAFALIATNFEEGPERNRAFGVFSAVAGSGAAIGLLAGGLLTQYLDWRWVFFVNVPIAVAIAVAAPRYINESERRPGRFDLPGALTSTIGLCALVYGFIRAASNGWSDPATVASFAGGVVLLAAFVVIERRTAQPITPLHLFRDRNRTGGLVMMLCLTAAMFGIFFYITIFAQTVIGYSPLKAGVAFLPISAAIIVAAQIASTFQARLGPKAFMAGGAALVVAGLGWLTQLKADSGYVDGILGPTVVFGFGMGLIFVPVMLISVAGVPGHETGAASGLLNSMQQIGGAVGLSILTTVFTSAAKDRATALVPGFLKSASPAQAQQFQASHEFPPGSSQYADTLAHGIGQAFLVGTGMALLSLIVALFVVKAKASDLPAEGAAGIAL from the coding sequence GTGGCACTCTCCGACACGCTCAGCAAATCCGATCCACCCCGCGCCGCGGGCAGCTCGCGCAAGGGCCTCGCCCTGACCGTGATCGCCGCGAGCCAGCTGATGGTGGTGCTCGACGCGACCATCGTGAACATCGCCCTGCCGCACATCAAGGGCGCGCTCGGCTTCTCCGACACCACGCTCTCGTGGGTCATCAACGCCTACACCCTCGTCTTCGGCGGGCTGCTCCTGCTGGGCGGCCGGGCCGGCGACATCCTCGGCCGGCGCCGGGTCTTCATCGCCGGCACGCTGCTGTTCGGCCTCGCCTCGCTGCTCGGCGGCTTCGCCCAGGACTCGACGATGCTGCTGGCCTCCCGGGCCCTCCAGGGCATCGGCGGCGCGGTCTGCGCGCCGACGGCGTTCGCACTGATCGCCACCAACTTCGAGGAGGGCCCCGAGCGCAACCGCGCCTTCGGCGTCTTCTCGGCCGTGGCCGGCTCGGGTGCGGCGATCGGCCTGCTGGCCGGCGGCCTGCTCACCCAGTACCTCGACTGGCGCTGGGTGTTCTTCGTCAACGTGCCGATCGCGGTGGCGATCGCCGTCGCCGCCCCGCGGTACATCAACGAGTCCGAGCGCCGCCCCGGCCGGTTCGACCTGCCCGGCGCACTGACCTCGACGATCGGCCTCTGCGCGCTGGTCTACGGCTTCATCCGGGCCGCCTCGAACGGCTGGAGCGACCCCGCGACGGTGGCGTCCTTCGCCGGCGGCGTGGTACTGCTGGCGGCCTTCGTGGTGATCGAGCGCCGGACGGCGCAGCCGATCACGCCGCTGCACCTGTTCCGGGACCGCAACCGCACCGGCGGCCTGGTGATGATGCTCTGCCTGACGGCGGCGATGTTCGGGATCTTCTTCTACATCACGATCTTCGCCCAGACGGTGATCGGCTACAGCCCGCTGAAGGCGGGCGTGGCCTTCCTGCCGATCAGCGCCGCGATCATCGTGGCCGCCCAGATCGCCTCGACCTTCCAGGCCCGGCTCGGGCCGAAGGCGTTCATGGCCGGCGGCGCCGCGCTGGTCGTCGCGGGCCTCGGCTGGCTGACCCAGCTGAAGGCCGACAGCGGCTACGTGGACGGCATCCTCGGCCCGACGGTGGTCTTCGGCTTCGGGATGGGCCTGATCTTCGTCCCGGTCATGCTGATCTCGGTGGCCGGGGTGCCGGGCCACGAGACCGGTGCCGCCTCCGGCCTGCTCAACTCGATGCAGCAGATCGGCGGTGCGGTCGGCCTGTCGATCCTCACCACCGTGTTCACCTCCGCGGCCAAGGACCGGGCCACCGCACTGGTGCCGGGCTTCCTGAAGTCCGCGAGCCCGGCCCAGGCCCAGCAGTTCCAGGCCTCGCACGAGTTCCCGCCCGGCAGTTCGCAGTACGCCGACACGCTGGCGCACGGCATCGGGCAGGCCTTCCTCGTGGGCACCGGGATGGCGCTGCTCTCGCTGATCGTCGCGCTCTTCGTGGTGAAGGCGAAGGCGAGCGACCTGCCGGCCGAGGGTGCCGCGGGCATCGCCCTCTGA
- a CDS encoding DEAD/DEAH box helicase, with the protein MRERAEAVLRELAGPSAVLREDQWLAIEALVVDGRRALVVQRTGWGKSAVYFIATALLRARGAGPTVIVSPLLALMRNQVDSAARAGIHARTINSANPEEWEAIQTEVAAGEVDILLVSPERLNNPDFRDNVLPKLAASTGLLVVDEAHCISDWGHDFRPDYRRLRTMLAELAPGVPVLATTATANARVTADVAEQLGTGAVPGGAVPIGNAPGGDAQAWAAPIGDAQAGITAADDARRALVLRGPLDRESLSLSVLALPDAAHRLGWLADHLSELPGSGIVYTLTVAAADEVTAFLRSRGFPVASYSGRTEDAERRTAEADLLANRVKALVATSALGMGFDKPDLGFVVHLGSPGSPIAYYQQVGRAGRGVDRAEVLLLPGREDEAIWRYFASLGFPPEEQVRRTLDALAEAGRPLSTAALETRVDLRRARLETMLKVLDVDGAVRRVRGGWESTGQPWAYDGPRYAKVAASREAEQHAMRAYASSSDCRMEFLRRQLDDPDAAPCGRCDNCAGARHGAEVSPDALAAARAALGRPGVTFEPRRLWPTGMEALGVPLKGRIPAGEQAETGRALGRLSDIGWGTRLRGLLAEAAPDGPVPADVVDALVSVVADWARGPGGWAGPEAADGSRPDRPVGVVTMASATRPALVESLGGRIAAIGRLPLLGRLEYATGRPPHGPRSNSAQRLHSLAGTLVVPDALRAALAEAPGPVLLVDDLVDSGWTVTVAARLLRQAGAGPVLPLVLALQA; encoded by the coding sequence GTGCGCGAGCGCGCGGAGGCGGTGCTGCGCGAGCTGGCCGGGCCCTCGGCCGTGCTCCGCGAGGACCAGTGGCTGGCGATCGAGGCGCTCGTGGTGGACGGCCGCCGGGCCCTGGTCGTACAGCGCACCGGCTGGGGCAAGTCGGCGGTGTACTTCATCGCCACCGCGCTGCTGCGCGCCCGCGGCGCGGGCCCGACGGTGATCGTGTCGCCGCTGCTCGCACTGATGCGCAACCAGGTCGACTCGGCGGCCCGGGCCGGCATCCACGCCCGGACGATCAACTCCGCCAACCCGGAGGAGTGGGAGGCCATCCAGACCGAGGTGGCGGCAGGCGAGGTCGACATCCTGCTGGTCAGCCCCGAGCGGCTGAACAACCCCGACTTCCGGGACAACGTGCTGCCCAAGCTGGCGGCGTCCACGGGCCTGCTGGTCGTCGACGAAGCCCACTGCATCTCCGACTGGGGCCACGACTTCCGGCCCGACTACCGGCGGCTGCGCACCATGCTGGCGGAGCTCGCCCCCGGCGTCCCGGTGCTGGCGACCACGGCGACGGCCAACGCCCGGGTCACCGCCGACGTCGCCGAGCAGCTCGGCACCGGTGCCGTCCCTGGCGGGGCCGTGCCGATCGGGAACGCACCGGGCGGGGACGCGCAGGCCTGGGCAGCGCCGATCGGGGACGCGCAGGCCGGGATCACCGCGGCGGACGACGCCCGGCGCGCCCTCGTCCTGCGCGGGCCGCTGGACCGCGAGAGCCTGAGCCTCTCCGTCCTCGCACTGCCGGACGCCGCGCACCGGCTCGGCTGGCTGGCCGACCACCTCTCCGAGCTGCCGGGCTCCGGGATCGTCTACACCCTGACGGTGGCCGCCGCCGACGAGGTCACCGCCTTCCTGCGCTCCCGGGGGTTCCCGGTCGCCTCCTACTCGGGCCGCACCGAGGACGCCGAACGGCGCACCGCCGAGGCCGACCTGCTGGCCAACCGGGTCAAGGCGCTGGTCGCCACGTCGGCCCTCGGCATGGGCTTCGACAAGCCCGACCTCGGCTTCGTGGTGCACCTCGGCTCCCCCGGGTCGCCGATCGCGTACTACCAGCAGGTCGGCCGGGCCGGGCGCGGTGTGGACCGGGCGGAGGTGCTGCTGCTGCCGGGCCGGGAGGACGAGGCGATCTGGCGGTACTTCGCCTCGCTCGGCTTCCCGCCGGAGGAGCAGGTCCGGCGCACCCTGGACGCACTGGCCGAGGCCGGCCGGCCGCTCTCCACGGCGGCCCTGGAGACCCGGGTGGACCTGCGCCGGGCCCGGCTGGAGACGATGCTGAAGGTCCTCGACGTGGACGGCGCGGTGCGCCGGGTGCGCGGCGGCTGGGAGTCCACCGGGCAGCCCTGGGCGTACGACGGGCCGCGGTACGCGAAGGTGGCCGCGTCGCGGGAGGCCGAGCAGCACGCGATGCGGGCCTACGCGTCCTCGTCCGACTGCCGGATGGAGTTCCTGCGGCGTCAGCTGGACGACCCCGACGCGGCCCCCTGCGGGCGCTGCGACAACTGCGCGGGGGCGCGGCACGGCGCCGAGGTGTCACCGGATGCGCTGGCCGCGGCCCGCGCGGCGCTCGGTCGCCCCGGGGTGACCTTCGAACCGCGGCGGCTCTGGCCCACCGGCATGGAGGCGCTCGGGGTGCCGCTCAAGGGCCGGATCCCGGCAGGTGAGCAGGCGGAGACGGGCCGGGCGCTCGGCCGGCTGTCCGACATCGGCTGGGGCACCCGGCTGCGCGGGCTGCTCGCGGAGGCCGCCCCGGACGGCCCCGTGCCCGCGGACGTCGTCGACGCCCTGGTGAGCGTGGTGGCGGACTGGGCCCGCGGCCCCGGCGGCTGGGCCGGTCCGGAGGCCGCCGACGGCAGCCGGCCGGACCGGCCGGTCGGCGTGGTCACAATGGCGTCGGCGACCCGGCCCGCACTGGTGGAGAGCCTGGGCGGCCGGATCGCCGCCATCGGCCGGCTGCCCCTGCTGGGGCGGCTGGAGTACGCGACGGGCCGCCCGCCGCACGGCCCGCGCAGCAACAGCGCACAGCGGCTGCACTCGCTCGCCGGGACACTGGTCGTCCCGGACGCGCTGCGGGCCGCCCTGGCCGAGGCGCCGGGCCCGGTGCTGTTGGTCGACGACCTGGTCGACTCGGGCTGGACGGTGACGGTGGCGGCACGGCTGCTGCGGCAGGCCGGTGCCGGTCCGGTGCTGCCGCTGGTGCTCGCCCTCCAGGCCTGA
- a CDS encoding alpha/beta fold hydrolase, producing MSTVHRLPGIVTTDHVFRVPLDHRRPDGERIEVYAREVVAAGRENDALPWLVYLQGGPGGKAGRPLGADSWLARALDDHRVLLLDQRGTGRSTPANRQTLARLGSPEQQAEYLAHFRADSIVRDAELIRRTLLGEQGRWSLLGQSFGGFCTLTYLSLAPEGVREAYVTGGLAGLRSSAEDVYRAAYPRVARKNAAHYRRYPADVEAVRRIAAHLAEQPARLPDGGELTVRAFQALGLLLGSGSGSHQLHYLLEEAWVDGVEGPELSDTFLAGAQAQLSFAQGPLYAVLHESIYGQRSVGPGGTEWAAERVRKEFPEFDAGTALGTDAPVLFTGEMIYPWMFETDPALRPLRETAQLLADRGDWPDLYDVERLAANEVPVFAAVYHDDMYVDTADSLATAEAVGNLRPWVTNEWEHDGLRVSGRVVLDHLMRMARGDL from the coding sequence ATGTCCACCGTCCACCGGCTGCCCGGGATCGTCACGACCGACCACGTCTTCCGGGTGCCGCTCGACCACCGGCGACCGGACGGTGAGCGGATCGAGGTGTACGCCCGGGAGGTCGTGGCCGCGGGCCGCGAGAACGACGCGCTGCCGTGGCTGGTGTACCTCCAGGGCGGCCCCGGCGGGAAGGCGGGCCGCCCCCTGGGAGCGGACAGCTGGCTGGCCAGGGCACTGGACGACCACCGGGTGCTGCTGCTCGACCAGCGCGGCACGGGCCGCTCCACGCCGGCCAACCGGCAGACCCTCGCCCGCCTCGGCAGCCCCGAGCAGCAGGCCGAGTACCTGGCGCACTTCCGCGCCGACTCGATCGTGCGGGACGCGGAGCTGATCCGCCGCACGCTGCTCGGCGAGCAGGGCCGCTGGAGCCTGCTGGGCCAGAGCTTCGGCGGCTTCTGCACGCTCACCTACCTGTCGCTGGCGCCCGAGGGCGTCCGCGAGGCGTACGTGACCGGCGGGCTGGCCGGTCTGCGCAGCTCCGCGGAGGACGTGTACCGCGCCGCCTACCCGCGGGTGGCCCGCAAGAACGCGGCGCACTACCGGCGCTACCCGGCGGACGTCGAGGCCGTCCGGCGGATCGCCGCGCACCTGGCGGAGCAGCCGGCCCGGCTGCCCGACGGCGGGGAACTGACCGTCCGGGCCTTCCAGGCGCTCGGCCTGCTGCTCGGCAGCGGGTCGGGCTCGCACCAGCTGCACTACCTGCTGGAGGAGGCCTGGGTGGACGGCGTGGAGGGCCCGGAACTGTCCGACACCTTCCTGGCTGGAGCCCAGGCGCAACTGTCGTTCGCGCAGGGGCCGCTCTACGCCGTCCTGCACGAGTCGATCTACGGCCAGCGGTCCGTCGGCCCGGGCGGTACGGAGTGGGCGGCCGAGCGGGTGCGCAAGGAGTTCCCCGAGTTCGACGCGGGGACGGCGCTCGGCACGGACGCTCCCGTGCTGTTCACGGGCGAGATGATCTACCCCTGGATGTTCGAGACCGACCCGGCGCTGCGGCCGCTGCGGGAGACCGCCCAGCTGCTCGCGGACCGCGGCGACTGGCCCGACCTGTACGACGTCGAGCGGCTGGCGGCCAACGAGGTACCGGTCTTCGCCGCCGTCTACCACGACGACATGTACGTGGACACCGCCGACTCCCTGGCGACGGCCGAGGCCGTCGGGAACCTGCGCCCCTGGGTGACCAACGAGTGGGAGCACGACGGTCTCCGGGTCAGCGGCCGGGTCGTCCTCGACCACCTGATGCGGATGGCCCGGGGCGACCTCTAG
- a CDS encoding ribonuclease HII yields MPYDPPTHSVERSLRRAGAAVVAGLDEVGRGAWAGPVTVGAAVTGLRRAPEGLTDSKLLTVKRREALAPQLADWVSAYALGHATPLECDELGMTAALRLAAQRALAALPIRPDAVILDGKHDYLGGPWQVRTVIKGDQSCVCVSAASVLAKVERDRMMAELGADHPAYGFEDNAGYPSPVHRAALEEFGPTDEHRLSWSYLDALPQWRHLKRGRIPEPADEQLSLGF; encoded by the coding sequence ATGCCCTACGACCCCCCGACACACTCGGTCGAGCGTTCGCTCCGCCGGGCCGGAGCCGCCGTGGTGGCCGGGCTGGACGAGGTCGGCCGCGGCGCCTGGGCGGGCCCGGTGACCGTCGGGGCGGCGGTGACGGGCCTGCGCCGCGCTCCCGAGGGGCTCACCGACTCCAAGCTGCTGACCGTGAAGCGCCGCGAGGCGCTCGCCCCGCAGCTCGCCGACTGGGTCAGCGCCTACGCCCTCGGCCACGCCACGCCGCTGGAGTGCGACGAACTCGGCATGACCGCCGCCCTGCGGCTCGCCGCCCAGCGGGCGCTCGCCGCCCTGCCGATCCGTCCGGACGCGGTCATCCTCGACGGCAAGCACGACTACCTGGGCGGGCCCTGGCAGGTACGCACGGTGATCAAGGGCGACCAGTCCTGTGTCTGCGTCTCGGCGGCGTCCGTCCTCGCCAAGGTGGAGCGCGACCGGATGATGGCGGAACTCGGCGCCGATCACCCCGCCTACGGGTTCGAGGACAACGCGGGCTATCCGTCGCCGGTCCACCGGGCGGCGCTGGAGGAGTTCGGCCCGACCGACGAGCACCGGCTGTCCTGGTCCTACCTCGACGCGCTCCCACAGTGGCGGCACCTGAAGCGGGGCCGGATCCCGGAGCCCGCGGACGAGCAGCTCTCGCTCGGATTCTGA
- a CDS encoding TetR family transcriptional regulator gives MEGVAGAAQTGKAALYRRWASKADLVISALGATLPPPPTFPISAPCVRSCSSSWPGSAP, from the coding sequence ATGGAGGGCGTCGCCGGCGCCGCGCAGACCGGGAAGGCCGCGCTCTACCGGCGCTGGGCGTCCAAGGCCGATCTGGTGATCAGCGCCCTCGGGGCCACTCTGCCACCCCCACCGACATTCCCGATCTCGGCTCCGTGCGTGCGGAGTTGCTCCAGCTCATGGCCGGGTTCGGCGCCGTGA
- a CDS encoding FadR/GntR family transcriptional regulator: MLFTRILKATRPIADKGRVTTLAHPAMTAARSADPMAAADLDRFPYAERPMPPAPRWEGAESELGRVGRKTTSSRGRGLHGQLVQQLGQMIVSGDLGADRPLVPEEIGQRFEVSRTVVRESLRVLEAKGLVSARPNVGTRVRPVADWNLLDPDIIEWRAFGPQRDEQRRELFELRWAIEPLAARLAAGHGREDVQHRLVELVEIMAHTSAQGDLLAYTRADAELHGLVLQMAGNRMLEHLSGIVSCALHVSGGPSGTCERTSESAVGLHVRLVDALGTGDGTAAEAAIRALLTVHPDIEHAVPAPREH, encoded by the coding sequence GTGCTTTTCACGAGAATCCTCAAGGCGACTCGGCCGATCGCCGACAAAGGACGTGTGACTACCCTTGCGCACCCCGCCATGACCGCTGCCCGTTCGGCCGATCCGATGGCCGCCGCCGACCTCGACCGCTTCCCGTATGCCGAACGGCCCATGCCGCCCGCTCCCCGCTGGGAGGGCGCCGAGTCCGAGCTGGGCCGGGTCGGTCGCAAGACCACCAGCAGCCGCGGCCGCGGCCTGCACGGCCAGCTGGTCCAGCAGCTCGGCCAGATGATCGTCTCCGGCGACCTGGGCGCCGACCGCCCGCTCGTCCCGGAGGAGATCGGCCAGCGGTTCGAGGTCTCCCGCACGGTCGTCCGCGAGTCGCTCCGGGTGCTGGAGGCCAAGGGCCTGGTCAGCGCCCGTCCGAACGTCGGCACCCGGGTCCGGCCGGTGGCCGACTGGAACCTCCTCGACCCGGACATCATCGAGTGGCGGGCCTTCGGGCCGCAGCGCGACGAGCAGCGCCGCGAGCTGTTCGAGCTGCGCTGGGCGATCGAGCCGCTGGCGGCCCGGCTGGCCGCCGGCCACGGCCGCGAGGACGTGCAGCACCGGCTGGTCGAGCTGGTCGAGATCATGGCCCACACGTCGGCCCAGGGCGACCTGCTGGCCTACACCCGGGCCGACGCCGAGCTGCACGGGCTGGTGCTGCAGATGGCCGGCAACCGGATGCTGGAGCACCTCTCGGGCATCGTCTCGTGCGCGCTGCACGTCTCCGGGGGCCCCTCCGGCACCTGCGAGCGGACGTCGGAGTCCGCGGTCGGCCTGCACGTCCGGCTGGTCGACGCCCTCGGCACGGGGGACGGCACCGCGGCCGAGGCGGCCATCCGCGCCCTGCTCACGGTGCACCCCGACATCGAGCACGCCGTTCCCGCGCCGCGGGAGCACTGA
- a CDS encoding NUDIX hydrolase, with amino-acid sequence MSRYDPSAFPPFAVTVDLVVLTVRDHALCALLVRRGEPPFQGYWALPGGFVRPDEGLAEAASRELAEETGLRAHSAPGHADTGVHLEQLATYGHPQRDPRMRVVSVAHLVLAPDLPTPRPGGDASSARWAPVGDLLGDAPADGVPLAFDHGRILADGVERARSKIEYSSLATAFCPPEFTVGELRRVYEAVWGVVLDPRNFHRKVTGTPGFLLPSGGTTTRQGGRPAQLFTAGGATVLNPPMLRPEA; translated from the coding sequence ATGTCGCGCTATGACCCGTCGGCCTTCCCTCCGTTCGCCGTCACCGTCGACCTGGTGGTGCTGACCGTGCGGGATCACGCACTCTGCGCGCTGCTGGTCAGACGCGGCGAGCCGCCCTTCCAGGGGTACTGGGCGCTGCCCGGCGGTTTCGTGCGGCCCGACGAGGGCCTCGCGGAGGCGGCCTCGCGCGAACTCGCCGAGGAGACCGGCCTGCGAGCCCACTCGGCGCCGGGTCACGCCGACACCGGCGTGCACCTGGAGCAGTTGGCCACCTACGGCCACCCGCAGCGCGATCCGCGCATGCGCGTGGTCAGCGTCGCGCACCTCGTACTGGCGCCGGACCTGCCGACGCCGCGCCCCGGCGGCGACGCCAGCAGCGCCCGCTGGGCCCCGGTCGGCGACCTGCTGGGCGACGCCCCGGCCGACGGGGTCCCGCTCGCCTTCGACCACGGCCGGATCCTGGCCGACGGGGTCGAGCGTGCCCGTTCGAAGATCGAGTACTCGTCGCTGGCCACCGCCTTCTGCCCGCCGGAGTTCACCGTCGGTGAGCTGCGCCGGGTGTACGAGGCGGTCTGGGGCGTGGTCCTGGACCCGCGCAACTTCCACCGGAAGGTCACCGGCACGCCGGGCTTCCTGCTGCCTTCCGGCGGCACGACGACCCGTCAGGGCGGTCGGCCGGCACAGCTGTTCACGGCCGGCGGAGCCACCGTGCTCAACCCCCCGATGCTCCGCCCTGAAGCCTGA
- a CDS encoding glycogen debranching N-terminal domain-containing protein yields MAGAPPFVPSFTPSGAPSFAPPGAPAAAPPPVPPAGPPPAPFGPPPGAFGAGPAPVGQQRPTAPRPQTVTAHDAVLCVSAPAMAASGPDGQLRGQGLQGFYRAGIRTLARMEIRLGGIEPMPLQGALSSSAEARFVGAVRVPGDPDPDPALMVERLRHADGSETVTVRNAGGRPARLPLEIAFGTDLGLLTEIAGGQRSADLPSQVQSAGLRWAGHGRSATVSARPTPHAVLAGAGVLRWDLEVQPGARWSVELKTALESAPPGARPPAGRGQSVPLPWAEPEVRCDDARAQRLLTRSLDSLGSLLIADADRPTDLYAASGAPWRFGLTAADALWAARLTLPLGTRLAAGTLRALARRQQTGTGPVGAVGGGPAGASASGQPAGAAAPGRRPVTTA; encoded by the coding sequence ATGGCGGGTGCCCCGCCGTTCGTCCCGTCCTTCACCCCGTCCGGGGCACCCTCCTTCGCCCCGCCGGGTGCACCGGCCGCCGCCCCGCCGCCGGTTCCGCCGGCCGGGCCGCCGCCCGCGCCCTTCGGCCCGCCGCCGGGGGCGTTCGGCGCCGGGCCGGCCCCGGTCGGGCAGCAGCGCCCGACGGCGCCGCGGCCGCAGACCGTGACGGCCCACGACGCCGTGCTCTGCGTCTCCGCACCGGCGATGGCCGCCTCCGGTCCCGACGGGCAGCTCCGCGGCCAGGGGCTCCAGGGCTTCTACCGCGCGGGCATCCGCACCCTGGCCAGGATGGAGATCCGGCTCGGCGGGATCGAGCCGATGCCGCTGCAGGGCGCGCTCTCCTCCTCCGCCGAAGCGCGCTTCGTGGGGGCGGTCCGCGTCCCCGGCGACCCGGATCCTGATCCCGCACTCATGGTCGAGCGCCTGCGCCACGCCGACGGCTCCGAGACCGTCACCGTCCGCAACGCCGGCGGCCGCCCGGCGCGGCTGCCGCTGGAGATCGCCTTCGGCACCGACCTGGGGCTGCTGACCGAGATCGCCGGCGGCCAGCGGTCCGCCGACCTGCCGAGCCAGGTGCAGTCGGCCGGCCTGCGCTGGGCCGGCCACGGTCGCAGCGCGACCGTCTCGGCGCGGCCCACTCCGCACGCGGTGCTGGCGGGTGCGGGTGTGCTCCGCTGGGATCTGGAGGTCCAGCCGGGCGCCCGCTGGTCGGTCGAACTGAAGACCGCGCTGGAGAGCGCGCCACCCGGCGCGCGTCCGCCCGCGGGGCGCGGACAGAGCGTCCCACTGCCGTGGGCGGAGCCCGAGGTGCGGTGCGACGACGCGCGCGCACAGCGCCTGCTGACCCGGTCGCTGGACTCGCTCGGCTCCCTGCTGATCGCGGACGCGGACCGTCCCACCGACCTCTACGCCGCCTCCGGCGCCCCGTGGCGCTTCGGTCTGACCGCTGCCGACGCACTCTGGGCGGCACGGCTGACCCTGCCCCTGGGGACGCGGTTGGCGGCGGGCACCCTCCGGGCGCTGGCACGGCGGCAGCAGACCGGTACCGGACCGGTTGGCGCGGTCGGCGGCGGACCGGCCGGCGCGTCGGCCTCGGGCCAGCCGGCCGGGGCCGCGGCTCCGGGGAGGCGTCCCGTCACGACGGCCTGA